One window of Quercus robur chromosome 5, dhQueRobu3.1, whole genome shotgun sequence genomic DNA carries:
- the LOC126724945 gene encoding uncharacterized protein LOC126724945 translates to MLIPEFEGMSTEFKVYIFSSDTSKWSESLVSCPAPEGFELASFAFPAVPYNGLLFWCSRDGSLFGFDPYNSGCYRFIQKPLELNTSFDNGCLGVSHGALRISQISDHFSLPVLRVWEFKDKGEEGGKWCLEHRLFVNEMVLEKSPWLTKNVVKRKYPAVMVLAFHPNDRDIMYLVIHFKVVSCNLRRKTLEVVRDLPDPQYLSGGKNVFNFVLPCWPTPIHSSPFL, encoded by the coding sequence ATGCTCATTCCTGAATTTGAGGGCATGTCAACGGAATTCAAGGTGTACATATTCTCATCCGACACAAGTAAATGGAGTGAGTCTCTGGTGTCATGCCCGGCCCCCGAAGGATTTGAATTGGCTTCTTTTGCCTTCCCCGCTGTTCCTTATAATGGCTTGCTATTTTGGTGTAGTAGGGATGGCTccctttttgggtttgatcctTACAACAGTGGATGCTATCGATTCATtcagaagcccctagaattgAACACTTCCTTTGATAATGGGTGCCTTGGAGTATCTCACGGTGCCTTGAGGATATCCCAGATTTCAGACCACTTCTCTCTTCCTGTTTTACGCGTTTGGGAGTTCAAAGATAAAGGAGAGGAAGGAGGCAAATGGTGCTTAGAGCACCGGCTGTTTGTTAATGAAATGGTTTTGGAAAAGTCCCCTTGGCTCACAAAAAACGTTGTCAAGAGGAAATATCCTGCTGTGATGGTCCTAGCCTTTCATCCAAATGACCGGGATATCATGTATTTGGTGATTCATTTTAAGGTGGTATCATGCAACTTGCGCAGGAAAACACTAGAAGTGGTTCGCGATTTGCCAGATCCTCAATACCTTTCCGGTGGCAAAAATGTCTTCAACTTTGTGCTCCCTTGTTGGCCAACTCCCATTCATTCTTCTCCCTTCCTATAA